A genomic segment from Candidatus Methanoperedens sp. encodes:
- a CDS encoding rubrerythrin family protein, with the protein MNLKGSETEKNLLAAFAGESQARNRYTYFASTARKEGFEQISAFFLETADNEKEHAKIFFKHLQGGNVEITAMYPAGTIGKTVDNLLAAAEGEKLEWGTLYPGFAKVAKEEGFPNVADSFTEIGEVEHFHEWRYRELLKVVKTGSVFKKNRTVKWHCRNCGYIHEGAEAPEECPACKHPQLYYEVLAENW; encoded by the coding sequence ATGAACCTGAAAGGCAGTGAAACAGAAAAGAATCTTCTAGCAGCGTTTGCGGGTGAGTCCCAGGCAAGGAACCGCTATACATACTTTGCAAGCACGGCAAGGAAGGAAGGATTTGAACAGATATCAGCTTTCTTCCTTGAAACTGCGGACAATGAAAAAGAGCATGCAAAGATCTTCTTCAAACACCTCCAGGGAGGCAATGTAGAGATAACTGCCATGTATCCTGCGGGGACCATAGGGAAGACGGTGGATAACCTGCTTGCGGCAGCTGAAGGGGAAAAACTGGAATGGGGAACACTTTATCCCGGGTTTGCAAAGGTCGCAAAGGAAGAGGGATTTCCGAATGTTGCAGATTCATTTACAGAAATCGGGGAAGTAGAGCACTTTCATGAGTGGAGGTACAGAGAGCTACTAAAGGTGGTAAAAACGGGTTCTGTATTTAAGAAGAACAGAACAGTTAAATGGCACTGCAGAAACTGCGGCTATATCCACGAGGGTGCCGAGGCGCCAGAAGAATGTCCTGCCTGCAAACATCCACAGTTGTACTACGAGGTACTGGCTGAGAACTGGTAG